Genomic window (Synechococcus sp. LA31):
AGCGGCTTTTGGCGGATGGCCATCGGCTCAGCCTGGGTGTGCGCAACCCAGATGCCCTCAGCGGCACGCCCCTGGATCCAGCTCACGCCGGCGTGGATGAGGAAGGCCAGCCGCGCCTGATGCTGCACCCCTACAACGCCGAAGACCCTGCCGCGGCCGAAACCTGGGTGGCGGCAACCGTGAGCCAGTTCGGTGCAATCGACTCCGTCGTGCACAGCGCCGGTGTGTTTTCTCGGGTTTCCCTGCTGTTTGAACCCGGCCAAGAGCAGGAAATTCAGCAGCTTTGGGACGTGAATGTGATGGGGCCCTGGTGGCTCACCCGTGCCGCCTGGCCCCATCTGGCCGCCCATGGCGCAGGGAGAGTGATGGTGCTGGTGTCGATGA
Coding sequences:
- a CDS encoding SDR family NAD(P)-dependent oxidoreductase, translating into MPRTILISGASRGIGRAIAERLLADGHRLSLGVRNPDALSGTPLDPAHAGVDEEGQPRLMLHPYNAEDPAAAETWVAATVSQFGAIDSVVHSAGVFSRVSLLFEPGQEQEIQQLWDVNVMGPWWLTRAAWPHLAAHGAGRVMVLVSMSGKRSKGRLAGYTASKFALMGLCQTMRNEGWAQGIRVTAICPSWVNTDMAAAVNAMPLEAMSQPGDIASLTAQLLELPNSCVPFELALSCNLEA